The Oncorhynchus tshawytscha isolate Ot180627B linkage group LG12, Otsh_v2.0, whole genome shotgun sequence genome includes a window with the following:
- the LOC112263408 gene encoding tetraspanin-36: protein MDCGIVTSKIVILLLSLIFWAAGGALVYVGSYVIKSYSNFDNFLQDKYTFISAGIIIPVGVVMFIIGTVGCYATLRESKVGLSFFLLVILAIFAAEVAALVYGIIYQRRIKGDLERSMSDVFLKYDGQNSDTHAVDYLQSQLQCCGVQTYLNWTTNPWYSSINNAVPVSCCKGNNTECTGKLDQLDLLNTRGCEGMLEQLLQDVMSYALLVILGFAIFKIFGTLSVCVITCKVRRGGYQSLDA from the exons ATGGATTGCGGAATTGTTACATCGAAAATAGTCATTTTGCTTCTAAGTTTAATATTTTGG GCTGCGGGGGGTGCCCTTGTCTATGTAGGCTCTTATGTGATCAAGAGCTACAGCAACTTTGACAACTTCCTGCAGGATAAGTACACTTTCATCTCGGCAGGCATCATCATACCTGTGGGAGTGGTGATGTTCATCATCGGGACTGTGGGCTGCTACGCCACCCTGAGAGAATCCAAAGTGGGCCTTAGCTTT TTCCTGCTGGTTATCCTGGCTATCTTTGCAGCAGAGGTTGCTGCTCTAGTGTATGGGATCATCTACCAAAGAAGG ATAAAAGGGGACTTGGAGCGGTCAATGAGTGATGTGTTCCTGAAGTATGATGGTCAGAACTCTGACACCCATGCTGTGGATTACTTGCAGTCTCAG TTGCAGTGCTGTGGAGTGCAGACCTACCTGAACTGGACCACCAACCCCTGGTACAGCAGCATTAACAACGCTGTGCCCGTCTCCTGTTGTAAAGGGAACAACACCGAGTGTACAGGCAAACTGGACCAGCTAGACCTGCTCAATACCCGG GGTTGTGAGGGTATGCTGGAACAGCTCCTTCAGGATGTGATGAGTTATGCCTTGCTGGTCATCCTTGGATTTGCCATCTTCAAG ATTTTCGggacactcagtgtgtgtgtgatcacgTGTAAAGTCAGACGAGGTGGCTACCAGTCCCTGGATGCCTGA